In Vespula vulgaris chromosome 19, iyVesVulg1.1, whole genome shotgun sequence, a single genomic region encodes these proteins:
- the LOC127070831 gene encoding activating transcription factor 3 has protein sequence MYNLNVNVNPSPTAAAGLLGVAAAEVTPRTPEIVNSLISMINPFENYGNEKSRDRTDSTSSGEPSPPSVQHTCSQLIKEGLKLTLQTKRRANGSGDEGKKRTKREDGSADDEEEDDGSSNNNNNNNNRGGLTPEDEERRRRRRERNKIAATKCRLKKREKTVILVQESETLETQNHDLKSQIQELEMQRRRLVDMLSLHGPTCLKQGGATDTSYQQYAEPLHLPSYQDNFVQPPPALNQPQNCVTDYPVKVEEYEGDFYRQGSPYVPTTDSGCTV, from the exons ATGTACAATCTAAACGTGAACGTGAATCCTAGTCCAACGGCTGCAGCGGGTCTTCTTGGTGTTGCGGCAGCCGAGGTCACTCCGAGGACACCGGAAATCGTAAACTCCTTGATCTCCATGATCAATCCCTTCGAGAATTATGGCAACGAGAAAAGCAGGGATCGTACCGACTCGACTAGCAGCGGTGAACCCAGTCCACCAAGTGTTCAACACACTTGTAGTCAGCTTATCAAAGAAG GCCTGAAGTTGACGTTACAAACTAAGAGACGAGCAAACGGAAGTGGTGACGAGGGGAAGAAGAGGACTAAAAGAGAGGATGGTAGTGcggacgacgaggaggaggacgatgggagcagcaacaacaacaacaacaacaacaaccggGGTGGA TTGACACCAGAGGACGAGGAGAGACGACGGAGGAGACGAGAGAGGAACAAAATAGCAGCTACCAAATGTCGGCTGAAGAAACGTGAGAAGACGGTGATTCTGGTGCAAGAGTCTGAGACCCTAGAAACACAAAATCACGACCTCAAATCACAAATCCAGGAGTTGGAGATGCAAAGGCGTAGATTGGTTGATATGCTCAGTTTACATGGGCCTACTTGTTTAAAACAAGGTGGTGCTACAGATACCTCTTATCAGCAATACGCCGAACCGTTGCATCTACCAAGTTACCAGGACAACTTCGTTCAGCCACCACCAGCTTTGAATCAACCTCAGAACTGTGTCACGGATTATCCTGTCAAAGTCGAGGAATACGAAGGTGATTTCTATCGGCAGGGAAGTCCTTACGTACCAACCACTGATTCTGGTTGCACCGTTTAG
- the LOC127070835 gene encoding protein transport protein Sec61 subunit gamma → MDQVKKLTEPGRQFAKDSIRLVKRCTKPDRKEFQKIAIATAIGFCIMGFIGFFVKLIHIPINNIIVGS, encoded by the exons ATGGATCAGGTTAAAAAGCTAACAGAACCAGGACGTCAGTTTGCCAAAGACAGTATACGTCTTGTAAAGAGATGTACAAAACCAGATCGAAAAG aatttcaaaaaattgcAATTGCAACTGCCATTGGTTTTTGTATAATGGGTTTCATAGGATTTTTCGTGAAACTAATTCATATtcctattaataatatcattgt GGGttcgtaa
- the LOC127070833 gene encoding NPC intracellular cholesterol transporter 2 homolog a-like — MIRWIFLCTFLFVSGVIELSYAVEFQDCGSKIGHFTKITVSNCDTSKAACEFVRNTNASLIIDFIPSQDVSKIEAVVHGIIADVPIPFPLPHPDVCTNTESNIQCPLKKDTQYTYKAVLSVDRNYPRLSVIVKWELQDENKQDIICVKIPVKIK; from the exons ATGATTCGTTGGATCTTTCTCTGCacgtttctctttgtttctggTGTCATTGAGCTTTCTTATGCCGTCGAATTCCAAGACTGTG gCTCTAAGATCGGACACTTTACGAAAATTACCGTTTCTAATTGTGATACTTCCAAAGCAGCATGCGAGTTCGTTCGAAATACTAATGCAAGTCTAATTATAGACTTTATAccat ctcAGGATGTTTCAAAAATAGAAGCAGTTGTTCATGGTATAATTGCAGATGTGCCAATACCATTTCCTTTACCACATCCCGATGTGTGTACAAATACCGAATCTAATATACAGTGTCCTTTGAAAAAGGATACTCAATATACTTATAAAGCTGTTTTATCAGTAGATCGAAATTATCCTAgg TTGTCTGTTATAGTTAAGTGGGAACttcaagatgaaaataaacagGATATTATTTGTGTTAAAATAccagtaaaaattaaatag
- the LOC127070832 gene encoding serine/threonine/tyrosine-interacting protein-like, giving the protein MISVDSNGKLQDEESTSENGSDEYPRIPISSLDGPKEWTYTMRRCMQKVVPGLYLGPYSAASRSKLQSLIEHGITHIVCVRQDIEAHFIRPNFPDRFKYLVLDIADTATENIIQHFQKVKEFIDEGINSGGQVLVHGNAGISRSAALVLAYVMETYGLSQSHAYAIVQQRRFCINPNEGFMAQLREYEPIYQAQKTLRNGQQSSIRQRSKRTIHQMDTERVEDRANAMDS; this is encoded by the exons ATGATATCTGTAGATAGCAACGGCAAGCTCCAAGATGAG GAAAGTACTAGTGAAAATGGATCGGACGAATATCCAAGAATACCTATTTCCTCGTTAGATGGACCTAAAGAATGGACTTATACTATGAGAAGATGCATGCAG AAAGTGGTACCTGGTTTGTATCTAGGACCATACAGTGCTGCGAGTCGATCCAAATTACAATCTTTGATAGAACACGGCATCACTCATATAGTCTGCGTTAGACAGGATATAGAAGCACATTTTATACGGCCAAACTTTCCTGACAGATTCAA GTATCTGGTCTTGGATATAGCCGATACTGCCacagaaaatataatacaacatTTTCAAAAGGTTAAAGAATTTATAGACGAAGGTATAAATTCTGGTGGTCAAGTTCTAGTTCATGGTAATGCAGGGATATCGAGGTCAGCAGCATTAGTTTTAGCATATGTAATGGAAACTTATGGACTTTCACAATC tCATGCATATGCCATAGTACAACAAAGAAGATTTTGTATAAATCCAAACGAAGGATTCATGGCACAATTAAGAGAATACGAGCCTATATATCAAGCGCAAAAAACACTGAGAAATGGTCAACAAAGTTCTATAAGACAACGAAGCAAAAGAACGATTCATCAAATGGATACTGAACGAGTCGAAGATAGAGCAAATGCAATGGACAGTTGA
- the LOC127070598 gene encoding endothelin-converting enzyme homolog isoform X1 → MSNERKENASASIYSIGSQRNLVSVKSKKAFLKKRIQISSLLMIILFVLVASLVVAVLVLAILYSMVKHDMKICDSEDCVRIAASLKESMDTSVDPCDDFYKYTCGRWPQEHPIPDSSLTNSWFNERTERVARTIRDLLRRNISDGNAPWSVQQAKILYTSCLDVESLNELGLSSLFELLELLNLPSTPAALTKKTRNYIDQMARVKRILGRDVLVGLDVLPDPRNGSKNVILLDTPIMGSPFPSDKELEHRLQTIRSRMRKLDTILDEIDRDLEVELLYMFNVIKEVISNGTLNACTIENESTFPKENDVKDVLQNIYEFSGTLYLLSHLEVNETLTEKDIKDEDYMFVDDLQKLTDEYVIEINSSLTPKIIWRPFIETLFKDVVTLDLSGKDKVLVGNLEYLKDLALIIASRNEEDLETYIWWVVVDIVVPHSSEKLRQTWSNYLHSLMNVETVTSQSLYCAEAVNQLMGMAVSWLFVDKSFHEEKAPKVREMLEDIRAAFASLVRKTDWMDKKTKKVTLEKNDKMSLEIGHPEWLFQEGELDEYYEDIDLSETKYLDNMLQIVRSISLAKLECLHDTNLYNESYWVTDPTEVNAFHTFQVNQITIPAGILQFPFYELGLEALNYGAIGTVLGHELTHGFDNSGRQYDSNGNLRQWWTNETIFEYTERTRCFIDHYNSYYEDEVDDYVNGELTLGENIADNGGLREAVIAYERWKARHGQEALLPGFTHLTHQQLLFLSFAHLWCESYTALSLKWMLQDSHCPGHVRLRAVLKNSKEFSEAWKCPLGSNMNPVKKCRLW, encoded by the exons ATGAGCAACGAGCGca AAGAGAATGCGAGTGCTTCTATATACTCGATTGGCAGTCAAAGAAACTTGGTATCCGTCAAATCTAAAAAAGCTtt tTTGAAGAAACGTATTCAAATATCCAGTCTCTTGATGATAATCCTATTCGTTCTGGTCGCTTCCTTAGTCGTTGCGGTATTGGTACTTGCTATACTTT ACTCTATGGTTAAACATGATATGAAAATATGTGATTCGGAAGATTGCGTCAGGATAG CTGCTAGTCTTAAGGAATCTATGGACACGTCCGTAGATCCTTGTGACGATTTTTATAA ATATACGTGTGGCAGATGGCCTCAAGAACATCCGATACCGGATTCTAGTCTAACAAATTCATGGTTCAATGAACGAACCGAACGAGTAGCTAGGACGATTAGAGATTTgttaagaagaaatattagcGATGGAAATGCACCTTGGTCTGTGCAGCAGgcaaaaattttgtataccaGTTGCTTGGACGTCG agtcACTGAACGAATTAGGACTCTCGTCATTATTTGAGTTGTTAGAACTACTCAATTTACCCTCAACTCCTGCAGCAttgacgaagaagacgagaaaTTACATCGATCAAATGGCTAGAGTCAAAAGAATTTTAGGAAGGGATGTTTTAGTTGGTCTCGACGTTCTACCCGATCCTAGAAATGGTagcaaaaatgttattttactCGATACACCAATCATGGGTAGTCCCTTCCCCAG tgaCAAAGAATTAGAACACCGTCTGCAAACAATTAGATCACGAATGAGAAAATTGGATACGATATTAGACGAAATAGACAGAGACTTAGAAGTGGAGTTACTGTATATGTTCAACGTTATCAAGGAAGTTATCAGTAATGGTACATTGAATGCTTGCACtattgaaaatgaaagtaCATTTCCTAAAGAAAACGATGTGAAAGATGTATTACAGAACATTTATGAATTTAGTGGTACTTTATACTTG CTGTCTCATCTCGAAGTTAATGAGACTTTGACAGAAAAGGATATCAAAGATGAAGATTATATGTTTGTTGATGATCTTCAGAAATTGACGGACGAATATgtgatcgaaataaattcgagTCTAACACCTAAAATTATTTGGAGACCTTTTATTGAAACACTTTTTAAAGACGTTGTTACTTTGGATCTTTCTGGGAAAGATAAAGTTCTTGTGGGAAATTTggaatatttgaaagatttgGCTTTGATCATTGCTTCTAGGAATGAAGAAGATTTAG aaacatatatatggtGGGTCGTCGTCGACATAGTTGTTCCACATTCTTCCGAAAAATTACGACAAACTTGGTCTAATTATCTTCACTCATTAATGAACGTTGAAACTGTTACATCCCAATCTTTATATTGTGCCGAAGCTGTGAACCAACTAATGG gtATGGCAGTATCATGGTTATTCGTTGATAAATCTTTTCACGAAGAAAAAGCACCGAAAGTTCGCGAAATGTTAGAAGATATTAGAGCAGCTTTTGCTTCATTAGTTCGAAAAACTGATTGGATGGATAAAAAGACTAAGAAAGtgacgttagaaaaaaatgataagatgTCTTTGGAAATTGGCCATCCAGAGTGGCTTTTTCAGGAGGGTGAACTCGATGAATATTACGAAGAT ATAGATCTGTCGGAAACGAAATATTTAGACAATATGTTACAAATCGTTCGATCAATTTCACTCGCAAAATTGGAATGTCTTCACGACACTAATTTATACAACGAATCATA TTGGGTGACAGATCCAACAGAGGTCAACGCCTTCCATACTTTTCAAGTGAATCAAATTA CTATTCCCGCTGGAATTCTCCAGTTTCCATTCTACGAACTTGGTCTGGA GGCTTTAAATTATGGCGCTATCGGTACGGTTCTTGGGCACGAATTAACACATGGTTTCGACAATAGTGGTAGACAATACGATAGCAATGGCAATTTAAGACAATGGTGGACCAATGAAACGATTTTCGAGTACACCGAAAGAACTCGATGTTTTATAGATCACTATAACAGTTATTACGAGGACGAG GTAGACGATTACGTGAACGGTGAATTGACCTTGGGAGAGAATATAGCCGATAATGGTGGTTTGAGAGAAGCTGTCATCGCTTACGAAAGATGGAAGGCCAGACACGGTCAAGAGGCTTTACTTCCCGGATTTACACATCTAACACATCAGCAACTACTCTTTCTCAGTTTCGCTCAC CTGTGGTGCGAGTCATACACCGCGTTGTCCTTGAAATGGATGCTTCAAGATTCTCATTGTCCTGGTCACGTGAGGCTTAGAGCAGTACTTAAAAATTCCAAGGAATTTAGCGAAGCCTGGAAATGTCCATTAGGATCTAATATGAATCCAGTTAAAAAATGTCGTCTCTGGTAA
- the LOC127070598 gene encoding endothelin-converting enzyme homolog isoform X2 — MIILFVLVASLVVAVLVLAILYSMVKHDMKICDSEDCVRIAASLKESMDTSVDPCDDFYKYTCGRWPQEHPIPDSSLTNSWFNERTERVARTIRDLLRRNISDGNAPWSVQQAKILYTSCLDVESLNELGLSSLFELLELLNLPSTPAALTKKTRNYIDQMARVKRILGRDVLVGLDVLPDPRNGSKNVILLDTPIMGSPFPSDKELEHRLQTIRSRMRKLDTILDEIDRDLEVELLYMFNVIKEVISNGTLNACTIENESTFPKENDVKDVLQNIYEFSGTLYLLSHLEVNETLTEKDIKDEDYMFVDDLQKLTDEYVIEINSSLTPKIIWRPFIETLFKDVVTLDLSGKDKVLVGNLEYLKDLALIIASRNEEDLETYIWWVVVDIVVPHSSEKLRQTWSNYLHSLMNVETVTSQSLYCAEAVNQLMGMAVSWLFVDKSFHEEKAPKVREMLEDIRAAFASLVRKTDWMDKKTKKVTLEKNDKMSLEIGHPEWLFQEGELDEYYEDIDLSETKYLDNMLQIVRSISLAKLECLHDTNLYNESYWVTDPTEVNAFHTFQVNQITIPAGILQFPFYELGLEALNYGAIGTVLGHELTHGFDNSGRQYDSNGNLRQWWTNETIFEYTERTRCFIDHYNSYYEDEVDDYVNGELTLGENIADNGGLREAVIAYERWKARHGQEALLPGFTHLTHQQLLFLSFAHLWCESYTALSLKWMLQDSHCPGHVRLRAVLKNSKEFSEAWKCPLGSNMNPVKKCRLW; from the exons ATGATAATCCTATTCGTTCTGGTCGCTTCCTTAGTCGTTGCGGTATTGGTACTTGCTATACTTT ACTCTATGGTTAAACATGATATGAAAATATGTGATTCGGAAGATTGCGTCAGGATAG CTGCTAGTCTTAAGGAATCTATGGACACGTCCGTAGATCCTTGTGACGATTTTTATAA ATATACGTGTGGCAGATGGCCTCAAGAACATCCGATACCGGATTCTAGTCTAACAAATTCATGGTTCAATGAACGAACCGAACGAGTAGCTAGGACGATTAGAGATTTgttaagaagaaatattagcGATGGAAATGCACCTTGGTCTGTGCAGCAGgcaaaaattttgtataccaGTTGCTTGGACGTCG agtcACTGAACGAATTAGGACTCTCGTCATTATTTGAGTTGTTAGAACTACTCAATTTACCCTCAACTCCTGCAGCAttgacgaagaagacgagaaaTTACATCGATCAAATGGCTAGAGTCAAAAGAATTTTAGGAAGGGATGTTTTAGTTGGTCTCGACGTTCTACCCGATCCTAGAAATGGTagcaaaaatgttattttactCGATACACCAATCATGGGTAGTCCCTTCCCCAG tgaCAAAGAATTAGAACACCGTCTGCAAACAATTAGATCACGAATGAGAAAATTGGATACGATATTAGACGAAATAGACAGAGACTTAGAAGTGGAGTTACTGTATATGTTCAACGTTATCAAGGAAGTTATCAGTAATGGTACATTGAATGCTTGCACtattgaaaatgaaagtaCATTTCCTAAAGAAAACGATGTGAAAGATGTATTACAGAACATTTATGAATTTAGTGGTACTTTATACTTG CTGTCTCATCTCGAAGTTAATGAGACTTTGACAGAAAAGGATATCAAAGATGAAGATTATATGTTTGTTGATGATCTTCAGAAATTGACGGACGAATATgtgatcgaaataaattcgagTCTAACACCTAAAATTATTTGGAGACCTTTTATTGAAACACTTTTTAAAGACGTTGTTACTTTGGATCTTTCTGGGAAAGATAAAGTTCTTGTGGGAAATTTggaatatttgaaagatttgGCTTTGATCATTGCTTCTAGGAATGAAGAAGATTTAG aaacatatatatggtGGGTCGTCGTCGACATAGTTGTTCCACATTCTTCCGAAAAATTACGACAAACTTGGTCTAATTATCTTCACTCATTAATGAACGTTGAAACTGTTACATCCCAATCTTTATATTGTGCCGAAGCTGTGAACCAACTAATGG gtATGGCAGTATCATGGTTATTCGTTGATAAATCTTTTCACGAAGAAAAAGCACCGAAAGTTCGCGAAATGTTAGAAGATATTAGAGCAGCTTTTGCTTCATTAGTTCGAAAAACTGATTGGATGGATAAAAAGACTAAGAAAGtgacgttagaaaaaaatgataagatgTCTTTGGAAATTGGCCATCCAGAGTGGCTTTTTCAGGAGGGTGAACTCGATGAATATTACGAAGAT ATAGATCTGTCGGAAACGAAATATTTAGACAATATGTTACAAATCGTTCGATCAATTTCACTCGCAAAATTGGAATGTCTTCACGACACTAATTTATACAACGAATCATA TTGGGTGACAGATCCAACAGAGGTCAACGCCTTCCATACTTTTCAAGTGAATCAAATTA CTATTCCCGCTGGAATTCTCCAGTTTCCATTCTACGAACTTGGTCTGGA GGCTTTAAATTATGGCGCTATCGGTACGGTTCTTGGGCACGAATTAACACATGGTTTCGACAATAGTGGTAGACAATACGATAGCAATGGCAATTTAAGACAATGGTGGACCAATGAAACGATTTTCGAGTACACCGAAAGAACTCGATGTTTTATAGATCACTATAACAGTTATTACGAGGACGAG GTAGACGATTACGTGAACGGTGAATTGACCTTGGGAGAGAATATAGCCGATAATGGTGGTTTGAGAGAAGCTGTCATCGCTTACGAAAGATGGAAGGCCAGACACGGTCAAGAGGCTTTACTTCCCGGATTTACACATCTAACACATCAGCAACTACTCTTTCTCAGTTTCGCTCAC CTGTGGTGCGAGTCATACACCGCGTTGTCCTTGAAATGGATGCTTCAAGATTCTCATTGTCCTGGTCACGTGAGGCTTAGAGCAGTACTTAAAAATTCCAAGGAATTTAGCGAAGCCTGGAAATGTCCATTAGGATCTAATATGAATCCAGTTAAAAAATGTCGTCTCTGGTAA
- the LOC127070599 gene encoding uncharacterized protein LOC127070599 isoform X1, protein MRFLLLTVLCSVAALTAAIEKSKRDILPGDLRYGTDYHNHHHHHQENELEVSRSLGGYVGSYSVSNDELKQSYGPPNYQPGKPLSTEQHTTVVKNNPQVPIPSYGIPEVNQVQTLNKQYLSPVVDAAKKVQSKTLTTFTKPVETTLSQKETVDYLAPSVKAPVTSYGDPVTTVEIKTAGNLQESTSYGVPAVKTSAVPLLDTKVEQTVLPKVHDHLEETKTVHETQVKTQLTVPQVSDVAHQTPVVDSSLLLPVNDLPTPVNTNTDFSKLVPLTVDQSSTFVDHPDFDTAYQFNLRNSGSLGNQQKLLNVQLPNPYVSPYTYGVSYQFPHSLYTSQVHQPLPSQLNNLVPYPLAGNNHLFTNNVKVKEPGSIGTFFQETFSNLQFPQFPQLPQLPQLPQFPNLGSFFQLPTPAPTPVPENLDVVEGKKVEPTDRLFDSKPVALDTSLTKTSTVVTKTSNEYTQPVDENGAYVY, encoded by the exons ATGAGGTTTCTCCTGCTAACAGTG CTGTGTTCGGTGGCAGCGTTAACAGCAGCcattgaaaaatcaaaaagagacATTTTACCTGGTGATTTACGTTACGGAACTGattatcataatcatcatcatcatcatcaggaGAACGAGTTAGAAGTATCTAGATCTCTCGGTGGCTATGTTGGTTCTTACAGTGTTTCGAACGATGAATTAAAACAGAGTTACGGACCGCCTAATTATCAACCCGGCAAACCATTGAGCACAGAGCAGCATACGAcagttgtaaaaaataatcctCAAGTTCCAATACCTAGTTATGGAATTCCCGAG GTTAATCAAGTCCAAACACTCAACAAACAATACTTATCACCTGTTGTCGATGCAGCTAAGAAGGTACAATCGAAAACTCTTACGACTTTTACAAAACCAGTCGag acGACTCTATCGCAAAAAGAAACCGTAGATTATTTAGCTCCTTCGGTCAAAGCTCCGGTTACTTCCTATGGAGATCCCGTAACTACCGTcgaaattaaa ACAGCAGGAAACCTTCAAGAGTCAACTTCGTACGGGGTTCCAGCGGTGAAG ACTTCGGCTGTACCATTGCTCGATACCAAAGTGGAACAGACAGTACTACCAAAAGTCCATGATCATTTAGAGGAAACAAAGACCGTTCACGAAACTCAAGTGAAAACTCAGCTGACCGTACCACAAG TTTCAGATGTAGCACATCAAACTCCAGTGGTAGACTCCAGTTTACTCCTTCCGGTAAATGATCTTCCTACGCCTGTCAACACCAACACTGATTTCTCCAAGTTGGTACCTTTGACAGTTGACCAATCGAGCACGTTCGTTGATCATCCTGACTTCGACACAGCTTATCAATTTAATCTTCGAAACAGTGGTAGCCTTGGTAATCAACAGAAATTATTGAACGTCCAATTACCTAATCCATATGTTAGTCCATATACTTATGGTGTTTCTTACCAATTCCCACATTCCTTATACACCTCGCAAGTACATCAACCTCTACCTTCTCAGTTAAATAACTTGGTTCCTTATCCATTAGCAGGTAACaatcatttatttacaaataacgTCAAAGTTAAAGAACCTGGATCAATCGGTACATTCTTCCAAGAAACTTTCTCAAATCTTCAATTCCCTCAATTTCCACAACTACCACAATTACCGCAATTACCACAATTTCCAAATCTTGGGTCATTTTTCCAATTACCAACTCCAGCTCCGACTCCAGTTCCAGAAAATCTCGATGTtgtcgaaggaaagaaagtagagCCAACCGATCGTTTGTTTGACAGCAAACCAGTTGCTCTTGATACTTCGTTGACAAAGACAAGCACGGTTGTTACCAAAACGTCAAATGAATATACTCAACCCGTTGACGAAAATGGTGCATAcgtctattaa
- the LOC127070599 gene encoding uncharacterized protein LOC127070599 isoform X2 has product MRFLLLTVLCSVAALTAAIEKSKRDILPGDLRYGTDYHNHHHHHQENELEVSRSLGGYVGSYSVSNDELKQSYGPPNYQPGKPLSTEQHTTVVKNNPQVPIPSYGIPEVNQVQTLNKQYLSPVVDAAKKVQSKTLTTFTKPVETTLSQKETVDYLAPSVKAPVTSYGDPVTTVEIKTAGNLQESTSYGVPAVKTSAVPLLDTKVEQTVLPKVHDHLEETKTVHETQVKTQLTVPQDVAHQTPVVDSSLLLPVNDLPTPVNTNTDFSKLVPLTVDQSSTFVDHPDFDTAYQFNLRNSGSLGNQQKLLNVQLPNPYVSPYTYGVSYQFPHSLYTSQVHQPLPSQLNNLVPYPLAGNNHLFTNNVKVKEPGSIGTFFQETFSNLQFPQFPQLPQLPQLPQFPNLGSFFQLPTPAPTPVPENLDVVEGKKVEPTDRLFDSKPVALDTSLTKTSTVVTKTSNEYTQPVDENGAYVY; this is encoded by the exons ATGAGGTTTCTCCTGCTAACAGTG CTGTGTTCGGTGGCAGCGTTAACAGCAGCcattgaaaaatcaaaaagagacATTTTACCTGGTGATTTACGTTACGGAACTGattatcataatcatcatcatcatcatcaggaGAACGAGTTAGAAGTATCTAGATCTCTCGGTGGCTATGTTGGTTCTTACAGTGTTTCGAACGATGAATTAAAACAGAGTTACGGACCGCCTAATTATCAACCCGGCAAACCATTGAGCACAGAGCAGCATACGAcagttgtaaaaaataatcctCAAGTTCCAATACCTAGTTATGGAATTCCCGAG GTTAATCAAGTCCAAACACTCAACAAACAATACTTATCACCTGTTGTCGATGCAGCTAAGAAGGTACAATCGAAAACTCTTACGACTTTTACAAAACCAGTCGag acGACTCTATCGCAAAAAGAAACCGTAGATTATTTAGCTCCTTCGGTCAAAGCTCCGGTTACTTCCTATGGAGATCCCGTAACTACCGTcgaaattaaa ACAGCAGGAAACCTTCAAGAGTCAACTTCGTACGGGGTTCCAGCGGTGAAG ACTTCGGCTGTACCATTGCTCGATACCAAAGTGGAACAGACAGTACTACCAAAAGTCCATGATCATTTAGAGGAAACAAAGACCGTTCACGAAACTCAAGTGAAAACTCAGCTGACCGTACCACAAG ATGTAGCACATCAAACTCCAGTGGTAGACTCCAGTTTACTCCTTCCGGTAAATGATCTTCCTACGCCTGTCAACACCAACACTGATTTCTCCAAGTTGGTACCTTTGACAGTTGACCAATCGAGCACGTTCGTTGATCATCCTGACTTCGACACAGCTTATCAATTTAATCTTCGAAACAGTGGTAGCCTTGGTAATCAACAGAAATTATTGAACGTCCAATTACCTAATCCATATGTTAGTCCATATACTTATGGTGTTTCTTACCAATTCCCACATTCCTTATACACCTCGCAAGTACATCAACCTCTACCTTCTCAGTTAAATAACTTGGTTCCTTATCCATTAGCAGGTAACaatcatttatttacaaataacgTCAAAGTTAAAGAACCTGGATCAATCGGTACATTCTTCCAAGAAACTTTCTCAAATCTTCAATTCCCTCAATTTCCACAACTACCACAATTACCGCAATTACCACAATTTCCAAATCTTGGGTCATTTTTCCAATTACCAACTCCAGCTCCGACTCCAGTTCCAGAAAATCTCGATGTtgtcgaaggaaagaaagtagagCCAACCGATCGTTTGTTTGACAGCAAACCAGTTGCTCTTGATACTTCGTTGACAAAGACAAGCACGGTTGTTACCAAAACGTCAAATGAATATACTCAACCCGTTGACGAAAATGGTGCATAcgtctattaa